A part of Astatotilapia calliptera chromosome 15, fAstCal1.2, whole genome shotgun sequence genomic DNA contains:
- the LOC113006472 gene encoding sterile alpha motif domain-containing protein 12-like — MGLSKGPSSWSVEEVLEWIQEQYPTKMTLLHKAVIKHDITGRVLLRLKDYQLKLLGVEDEKQQQEILQDLLLLKVQEEISELSDICSEFLSP, encoded by the exons ATGGGACTATCAAAGGGGCCATCATCATGGTCAGTGGAAGAAGTGCTGGAGTGGATTCAGGAACAGTATCCGACTAAGATGACCCTACTCCACAAAGCCGTAATCAAACATGACATAACAG GCCGTGTGTTGCTGAGACTAAAGGACTATCAGCTGAAGCTTCTTGGGGTGGAAGatgagaagcagcagcaggaaatTTTGCAGGACCTCCTTCTTCTCAAAGTTCAGGAAGAAATCAGTGAACTTAGTGACATCTGCTCTG AGTTTCTTTCTCCATGA